The Planococcus donghaensis genome contains a region encoding:
- a CDS encoding thioredoxin family protein: MRKLQSTEEFHALTKEPATIFMFTAGWCPDCRVIDPILPEIEEKFSEYVFVSVDRDQFIDLCIELDIYGIPSFLAYANGQEAGRYVSKDRKTQAEIEAFISNLSQ; the protein is encoded by the coding sequence ATGAGAAAATTACAATCGACTGAGGAATTTCATGCATTAACAAAAGAACCAGCGACAATTTTTATGTTCACAGCAGGTTGGTGCCCGGATTGTCGCGTAATAGATCCGATCTTGCCGGAGATTGAAGAAAAATTTTCAGAGTACGTATTTGTATCGGTAGATCGCGATCAGTTTATTGATTTGTGCATCGAATTGGATATCTATGGTATCCCTAGTTTCCTAGCTTACGCGAATGGTCAAGAAGCGGGCCGTTATGTAAGCAAAGATCGTAAAACGCAGGCAGAAATCGAAGCATTTATTTCGAACTTGTCACAATAA
- a CDS encoding DUF1444 family protein: MKSTELFNILRERMPSRQLEWRFDREKDVATIQHKELGKGMSISLPQVINRFDAKGDSAIQEIVYTITETFEAMEREAKGEMKSTEHIFPVIRSTSFPLESNEGHKFITAEHTAETRIYFALDAGTTYRLIDENVVNSLSLTEEQIKEIAKFQVKKLKTAVKEDHVAGNVFYFLNENDGYDASRVLNESFLKEMKTKITGDMTVSVPHQDVLIIGDIRNETGYDVLAQMAMHFFTNGKVPITSLSFIYENDELEPIFIMAKNRPNEENDKK, from the coding sequence ATGAAATCTACAGAACTTTTTAATATACTAAGAGAGCGTATGCCAAGCCGCCAACTAGAGTGGCGCTTTGATCGTGAGAAAGATGTTGCAACGATACAACACAAAGAATTGGGCAAAGGCATGAGCATTTCTTTGCCGCAAGTTATTAATCGTTTTGATGCAAAAGGTGATTCCGCAATTCAAGAAATCGTATATACAATTACAGAAACGTTTGAGGCAATGGAAAGAGAAGCAAAAGGTGAAATGAAATCGACTGAGCATATTTTTCCAGTTATTCGGTCCACATCATTTCCATTAGAATCAAATGAAGGCCATAAGTTTATTACGGCTGAACATACGGCGGAAACACGTATTTATTTTGCATTAGACGCTGGCACTACCTATCGCTTAATTGACGAAAATGTGGTAAATTCATTAAGTCTGACTGAAGAACAGATTAAAGAAATTGCGAAGTTTCAAGTGAAAAAATTAAAAACGGCTGTAAAAGAAGATCATGTTGCTGGGAATGTGTTTTATTTTTTAAATGAAAATGATGGATATGACGCTTCAAGAGTGTTGAACGAATCATTTTTAAAAGAAATGAAAACAAAAATTACGGGTGATATGACCGTATCTGTACCTCATCAAGATGTATTAATTATTGGAGATATCCGAAATGAAACGGGATACGATGTGCTCGCACAAATGGCTATGCATTTCTTTACGAATGGCAAAGTGCCGATCACTTCCTTATCGTTCATTTATGAAAATGATGAATTAGAGCCGATATTTATTATGGCGAAAAATAGACCTAACGAGGAGAACGATAAAAAATGA
- the ytpR gene encoding YtpR family tRNA-binding protein — translation MNVFYNKDGIGDVLLVQLQTETPEKIHPEQFGDITLIKDAAGTIAGFNVFNASSYTDLAEGQQIEVSEQLVTSLQNALAKNGVDFTLEVDFSPKFVVGFVDAKEKHPNADKLNVCQVVVGDDEKLQIVCGAPNVEQGQKVVVAKVGAVMPSGMVIRDAELRGVASSGMICSAKELALPNAPEEKGILVLSEDAETGSAFEVKV, via the coding sequence ATGAATGTATTTTACAACAAAGATGGAATTGGCGACGTGTTGCTCGTACAACTACAAACAGAAACTCCAGAAAAAATTCACCCTGAACAATTTGGGGACATTACGTTGATCAAAGACGCAGCGGGAACAATTGCTGGATTTAATGTATTTAATGCTTCTAGTTATACGGACTTGGCTGAAGGCCAACAAATTGAAGTGTCAGAACAGCTTGTTACCTCTTTACAAAATGCATTGGCTAAAAATGGCGTAGATTTTACGCTTGAAGTCGATTTTTCTCCGAAATTTGTTGTTGGATTTGTGGATGCAAAAGAAAAGCACCCAAATGCAGATAAATTGAATGTTTGCCAAGTTGTTGTAGGGGACGACGAAAAACTGCAGATTGTATGCGGTGCTCCAAATGTTGAGCAAGGTCAGAAAGTTGTTGTAGCAAAAGTGGGGGCTGTTATGCCTTCTGGAATGGTTATTCGTGATGCGGAACTTCGGGGAGTGGCATCGTCTGGAATGATTTGTTCAGCAAAAGAGTTGGCTTTGCCAAATGCACCTGAGGAAAAAGGCATTCTTGTCTTGTCTGAAGATGCAGAAACTGGTTCAGCTTTCGAAGTAAAGGTGTAA
- a CDS encoding DNA translocase FtsK yields the protein MSWIKNVWNRMFTDTDNVEEVDEEIVYEEAPTEKKEKAPFRFPLIPDEEKNEFIHDIKRPEPRPRMAIFDEQEREILRKEVESPIMGPKEAPIRSAAKPKRKAPELPIQNARRFEPSRSVSPVHGYNVSRPEPTQKKVEEQRESKLDREMYDEAIQEKARAGFHKPRTQVDADRRSSYEKEPAQQPKAEVKQASRATSVMSNTVSFVIAEREREEKALLLKEEALKETTELNETSPEIELVSVEEKEEELVEVEPEMQPETEIELGITEQKPEVHKELDVDVDDATEEFSNPTSEEIEESKTEATKESQVLEVQVDSKPEVAPKREKTVPFNVLMLKSDKESLKNKTKSLTVTTPSYEKPVAQVTEAEKKTANLVEQVAPEPDLTDSTEPKAYQLPLPEYLMVPENDRKDEEWMEEQGERLVEALSHFQVKAEILSTVQGPAVTQFELKVAQGIKVSKIRNLADDLKLALAARDIRIQAPIPGKSSIGIEIPNRTSRAVRISEIIGSAVFEESESPLEAALGLDLTGKPVTLDLRKMPHGLIAGATGSGKSVCINSLLVSLLYKSSPRDLKLLLIDPKMVELAPYNHIPHLVSPVITDVKAATASLKWAVQEMERRYQLFAHSEVRDISRYNKRVKEKGHHAQHLPYILIVIDELADLMMMSPSDVEDSICRIAQKARACGIHLVIATQRPSVDVITGLIKSNIPTRIAFSVSSQVDSRTILDSQGAERLLGRGDMLYLGNGMSAPSRLQGTFVTDDEIEKVIEHVRLQGKPEYFFKEEELIKRSESPAEQDDLFEEACRFIMKHESASTSLLQRKFHIGYNRAARLMDLIEQHGFISEQNGSKARTVLITENEIEKVFS from the coding sequence ATGAGCTGGATTAAAAATGTATGGAATCGTATGTTCACAGATACAGATAATGTCGAAGAAGTCGACGAAGAAATTGTCTATGAAGAGGCCCCGACCGAGAAAAAAGAAAAAGCACCATTTCGTTTCCCGCTTATTCCAGATGAAGAAAAAAATGAATTTATCCATGATATAAAGCGTCCAGAACCACGTCCTAGAATGGCGATTTTCGATGAACAAGAAAGAGAAATTCTTCGAAAAGAAGTTGAGTCTCCAATTATGGGACCAAAAGAAGCGCCTATTCGTTCAGCAGCTAAACCCAAACGGAAAGCACCCGAATTGCCTATTCAAAATGCCCGTCGTTTTGAGCCAAGTCGTTCAGTGTCACCGGTCCATGGCTATAACGTGTCGCGACCTGAACCCACTCAAAAAAAGGTAGAAGAGCAGCGTGAAAGTAAACTAGATCGCGAAATGTATGATGAAGCCATTCAAGAAAAAGCTAGAGCTGGATTCCATAAACCAAGAACTCAAGTTGATGCTGACCGCCGTTCCTCTTATGAAAAAGAGCCGGCGCAACAGCCAAAAGCAGAAGTTAAACAAGCATCTCGAGCAACAAGCGTTATGTCAAATACCGTATCGTTTGTGATAGCCGAACGAGAGCGTGAAGAAAAAGCTTTGTTATTAAAAGAAGAAGCTTTAAAAGAAACGACCGAACTAAACGAGACCTCTCCAGAAATTGAACTGGTTTCAGTAGAGGAAAAAGAAGAAGAACTTGTTGAAGTAGAACCCGAAATGCAGCCAGAAACAGAAATTGAGCTAGGTATTACAGAGCAGAAACCAGAAGTGCACAAAGAGTTAGATGTGGATGTGGATGACGCAACAGAAGAGTTTTCAAATCCAACATCAGAAGAAATAGAAGAATCAAAAACAGAAGCAACAAAAGAATCACAAGTTTTAGAAGTACAAGTAGATTCGAAACCAGAAGTTGCACCAAAGCGTGAAAAAACAGTGCCATTTAATGTATTAATGCTTAAATCGGATAAAGAGTCTTTGAAAAATAAGACCAAATCGCTTACGGTGACGACGCCAAGCTATGAAAAACCTGTAGCGCAAGTGACAGAAGCGGAAAAAAAAACGGCAAATTTAGTTGAACAAGTAGCACCTGAACCAGATTTAACAGATTCGACTGAGCCAAAAGCTTATCAATTGCCTTTACCAGAATACTTAATGGTTCCTGAAAACGATCGTAAAGATGAAGAGTGGATGGAAGAACAGGGAGAGCGACTAGTTGAAGCTTTATCTCACTTCCAAGTTAAAGCCGAAATCTTGAGTACGGTTCAGGGGCCTGCTGTGACACAGTTTGAACTAAAAGTAGCACAAGGTATTAAGGTCAGCAAAATCCGTAATTTAGCAGACGATTTAAAATTAGCTTTGGCTGCACGAGACATTCGAATTCAAGCACCGATTCCGGGGAAAAGCTCGATTGGGATTGAAATTCCGAACCGTACAAGTCGTGCAGTGCGCATTTCTGAAATTATCGGCAGTGCGGTTTTTGAAGAATCGGAATCTCCTCTTGAAGCGGCTCTTGGCTTAGATTTAACAGGCAAACCTGTTACGTTGGATTTGCGCAAAATGCCGCACGGTTTGATCGCAGGCGCGACAGGGTCGGGTAAATCCGTTTGTATCAATTCTCTGTTAGTTAGCTTGTTGTATAAGTCATCTCCAAGAGATTTAAAACTATTGTTGATTGATCCGAAAATGGTTGAATTGGCACCGTATAATCATATTCCGCATCTTGTTAGCCCTGTAATTACAGATGTTAAAGCAGCAACTGCCTCCTTGAAATGGGCAGTTCAAGAAATGGAACGTCGTTATCAATTATTTGCTCATAGCGAAGTGCGCGATATTAGTCGCTACAATAAACGAGTTAAAGAAAAAGGACATCACGCGCAACATCTTCCGTATATTTTAATTGTGATTGATGAGTTAGCAGATTTGATGATGATGTCGCCTTCAGATGTTGAAGATTCGATTTGTCGGATTGCTCAAAAAGCGCGTGCTTGTGGCATTCACTTAGTTATTGCGACGCAACGACCATCTGTGGATGTTATCACTGGTTTGATCAAATCGAATATCCCAACGCGTATTGCGTTTTCAGTGTCATCACAAGTGGACAGCCGGACAATACTCGATTCTCAAGGAGCCGAACGATTACTTGGAAGAGGGGACATGTTGTATCTAGGAAATGGCATGTCAGCACCTAGTCGCTTGCAGGGAACATTTGTTACCGATGACGAAATTGAAAAAGTTATCGAACATGTGAGGCTGCAAGGGAAGCCAGAATACTTTTTTAAAGAAGAGGAATTGATCAAGCGGAGTGAGTCTCCTGCTGAACAAGATGATTTGTTTGAGGAAGCTTGCCGCTTTATCATGAAGCATGAAAGTGCTTCGACTTCTCTCTTGCAACGTAAATTCCACATTGGCTACAATCGTGCCGCTCGTTTAATGGATTTAATCGAACAGCATGGCTTTATCTCTGAACAGAATGGTAGTAAAGCACGTACGGTTTTAATCACCGAAAATGAAATTGAAAAAGTTTTTAGTTGA
- the murC gene encoding UDP-N-acetylmuramate--L-alanine ligase has translation MTVLHFTGIKGSGMSPLAQIMHDMGKQVQGSDIEQHFFTEDRLRERGITILPFDANNIEKDMTIIAGNAFGDDHPELVEARELGATIIRYHEFLGDLMRQYVSVAITGAHGKTSTTGLMAHVLGGYKPVSYLIGDGTGVGQEDSHFFVAEACEYRRHFLAYHPDYAIMTNIDFDHPDYFTGIDDVFKAFEEMAQQVKKCIIACGDDEYLQQIQAPIPVVYYGFGEENDFQARNIVKSVDGTTFDVVIRNEFFHTFKLPMFGDHAILNALAVISLCHYESIPADIIQQQFEDFEGVKRRFTQTAIADRILIDDYAHHPTEIRATLQSARQKYPERELIAIFQPHTFTRTQTFLQEFADCLTEADHVYLCDIFGSAREKAGTLKIQDLAEKIEGSHILQLDEVASLAEHGNAVYLFMGAGDVTKFQEAFENALNTGETV, from the coding sequence ATGACAGTTTTACATTTTACTGGGATCAAAGGTTCCGGTATGAGTCCGCTTGCACAAATCATGCATGACATGGGTAAACAAGTACAAGGCTCAGATATAGAGCAACATTTTTTTACTGAAGATCGATTGCGTGAAAGAGGTATTACCATTCTGCCATTTGATGCAAACAATATAGAAAAAGATATGACGATCATTGCCGGTAATGCATTTGGTGATGACCATCCGGAATTGGTGGAAGCGCGAGAATTAGGAGCGACCATTATTCGTTATCACGAGTTTTTAGGTGATTTGATGAGACAATATGTTTCTGTTGCGATTACAGGTGCCCATGGCAAAACTTCAACAACTGGTTTGATGGCCCATGTGTTAGGTGGATATAAACCCGTGTCGTATTTAATTGGAGACGGAACAGGTGTTGGCCAAGAAGATTCTCATTTCTTCGTTGCTGAAGCTTGCGAATACCGTCGTCATTTCCTTGCATATCATCCTGATTACGCAATTATGACGAATATTGACTTTGATCACCCGGATTATTTTACAGGAATTGATGATGTTTTTAAGGCATTTGAAGAAATGGCTCAGCAAGTCAAAAAATGCATCATTGCTTGTGGCGATGATGAATATTTGCAACAAATTCAAGCACCAATTCCTGTTGTGTATTATGGTTTTGGAGAAGAAAATGATTTCCAAGCAAGAAATATCGTGAAATCTGTGGACGGAACTACATTTGATGTGGTTATTCGCAACGAATTTTTCCACACATTTAAACTTCCAATGTTTGGAGATCATGCTATTTTAAATGCATTGGCGGTTATTTCGCTTTGTCATTATGAAAGTATTCCAGCGGATATCATTCAACAACAGTTTGAAGATTTCGAGGGCGTAAAGCGTCGATTTACACAAACAGCCATTGCTGATCGAATTTTGATCGATGACTATGCGCATCATCCGACTGAAATTCGTGCAACTTTGCAATCGGCTCGTCAAAAATATCCGGAGCGGGAACTTATTGCTATTTTCCAACCACATACATTTACGCGAACTCAAACATTTTTGCAAGAATTTGCTGATTGCTTAACTGAAGCGGATCACGTTTATCTTTGCGACATCTTCGGATCTGCACGTGAAAAAGCGGGTACTTTGAAGATTCAAGATTTGGCTGAAAAAATTGAAGGCAGTCATATCTTGCAGTTAGATGAAGTGGCTTCTCTAGCAGAGCATGGCAATGCCGTTTATTTGTTTATGGGTGCGGGAGATGTTACAAAGTTCCAAGAAGCATTCGAAAATGCATTGAATACAGGGGAAACAGTTTAA
- a CDS encoding DUF948 domain-containing protein yields the protein MDWQILLYVAAIVAAIGFLILCVALAMTLNSLKNTLKEVSGTVAGLENQLQGVTLETTNLLHKTNELAEDIQVKSEKLNGVVDAVKGVGNSVTDLNSTVRSITSRVGVQVEQNEDKIAQVVQWGNVFMGIREKWNERKIYEAQTNATQTPVPGQKKLPHNGQY from the coding sequence ATGGATTGGCAGATTTTACTTTACGTTGCCGCGATCGTAGCCGCTATTGGATTTTTAATTTTATGCGTAGCGTTGGCAATGACATTAAATTCGTTGAAAAACACATTAAAAGAAGTTTCAGGTACCGTTGCTGGTCTTGAAAATCAATTGCAAGGGGTAACGTTGGAAACAACAAACTTATTGCATAAAACAAATGAACTTGCTGAAGACATTCAGGTGAAATCAGAAAAATTAAATGGAGTAGTAGATGCGGTTAAAGGTGTCGGCAACTCTGTTACTGATTTAAATTCAACGGTTCGTAGCATTACGTCACGCGTTGGCGTGCAAGTCGAACAAAATGAAGATAAGATTGCTCAAGTAGTTCAATGGGGTAATGTCTTTATGGGCATTCGTGAGAAATGGAATGAGCGAAAAATTTATGAAGCTCAAACAAATGCAACACAAACGCCGGTACCAGGACAGAAAAAATTGCCTCATAATGGCCAATACTAA
- a CDS encoding YtxH domain-containing protein yields the protein MSRNKDQYNQSNGNDSQNNQDYYTQGGQYRQNSGKNYQQSDYVPQSYGASNRYDDLYDYEESSGGSSFLVGILVGGVIGAAAALFLAPKTGKEFQADLKTQATSLKEKASQQADFSDDGTGFANQLKEQSNKVVEKVKNMKAGSSPMDDGTASSEGEESIDILSTVQNTQNQTETKSSEEFTSTANALKQAVEEVKEEKKSGSNSSTAGNTGSNTNSNTANASKGPNTTSSNNNSNKSSNGSNKSYDQKN from the coding sequence ATGAGTAGAAACAAAGACCAGTACAATCAGTCAAATGGTAACGATTCACAAAATAACCAAGATTATTATACACAAGGTGGCCAATACAGACAAAACAGTGGCAAAAACTATCAGCAAAGCGATTATGTACCCCAATCTTATGGTGCATCTAATCGTTATGATGACCTTTACGATTACGAAGAGTCATCTGGTGGCTCAAGCTTCTTAGTTGGAATTTTAGTCGGTGGTGTTATCGGGGCGGCAGCCGCATTGTTCTTAGCGCCTAAAACAGGCAAAGAATTCCAAGCAGATTTAAAAACTCAAGCAACATCTTTGAAAGAAAAAGCATCCCAACAAGCAGACTTTAGTGATGATGGTACAGGTTTTGCGAATCAATTAAAAGAACAGTCTAACAAAGTAGTTGAGAAAGTAAAAAACATGAAAGCTGGAAGTTCTCCAATGGACGACGGTACAGCTTCATCAGAAGGCGAAGAGTCGATTGATATTCTTTCGACAGTTCAAAATACACAAAATCAAACTGAAACGAAAAGTTCTGAAGAATTCACGTCAACTGCAAATGCGTTAAAACAAGCAGTTGAAGAAGTTAAAGAAGAAAAAAAATCAGGTTCAAATTCGTCAACGGCTGGCAACACAGGCAGCAACACGAACAGCAATACAGCAAATGCAAGCAAAGGTCCAAACACGACCAGCAGCAACAACAACAGCAATAAATCATCAAATGGATCAAACAAAAGCTACGATCAAAAGAATTAA
- the ytxJ gene encoding bacillithiol system redox-active protein YtxJ, whose product MKNLVRVDSMDSLKQAVGSNQHYWLFKHSSTCSVSAGAWNEYNEYASLHPNQLFLYLVVQEDRELSKAIEEITEVKHESPQLFHFSSQKMDWHASHSKIKSKFMKEFIA is encoded by the coding sequence ATGAAAAACTTAGTGCGTGTAGACAGTATGGACAGTCTAAAGCAGGCAGTAGGAAGCAATCAACATTACTGGTTGTTTAAACATAGCAGTACGTGCTCAGTGTCCGCTGGTGCGTGGAATGAATATAATGAATATGCCTCATTGCATCCAAACCAACTATTTTTATATCTCGTTGTACAGGAAGATCGAGAGCTTTCTAAAGCAATTGAAGAAATTACGGAAGTAAAGCATGAGTCACCACAATTATTTCATTTTTCGAGCCAAAAAATGGACTGGCACGCTTCCCATAGCAAGATTAAAAGCAAGTTTATGAAAGAATTTATCGCTTAA
- a CDS encoding bifunctional 3-deoxy-7-phosphoheptulonate synthase/chorismate mutase, with protein MSNLELEQLREKVDAVNLQILSLINERASVIQEIGKAKEKQGVNRYDPLRERHMLNLLKENNAGPLDQKTVDHIFKEIFKSALDMQEEDIRKALLVSRKKKAEDTIININGEQVGAGDPSFIFGPCAVESQEQVMKVAEAIGGKGLKMIRGGAYKPRTSPYDFQGLGLEGLKMLKKAADQYNLAVVSEIVTPSHLEAALDYVDVVQVGARNMQNFELLKAVGSINKPVLLKRGMSATVDEFIHAAEYIIASGNENIILCERGIRTYEKATRNTLDISAVPILKQETHLPVFVDVTHSTGRRDLLLPAAKAAIAIGADGVMAEVHPDPAVALSDAQQQMDIGQFDEYYDALMKFMKQYEMKM; from the coding sequence ATGAGTAATTTAGAGTTAGAGCAGCTAAGAGAAAAAGTGGACGCAGTCAACCTGCAGATTCTGTCTCTTATTAATGAGAGAGCTTCCGTAATTCAAGAAATCGGAAAAGCAAAAGAAAAACAAGGTGTTAACCGCTACGATCCGTTGCGTGAACGCCATATGTTAAATCTGTTAAAAGAAAATAATGCTGGACCTTTAGATCAGAAAACAGTTGATCATATTTTCAAAGAAATTTTCAAATCAGCATTGGATATGCAAGAGGAAGATATCCGCAAAGCATTACTTGTTTCACGTAAGAAAAAAGCAGAAGATACGATTATCAATATTAACGGCGAACAAGTTGGCGCTGGAGATCCATCATTCATCTTCGGACCATGCGCAGTAGAGTCTCAAGAGCAAGTGATGAAAGTTGCAGAAGCTATTGGTGGAAAAGGTCTGAAAATGATTCGTGGTGGAGCTTACAAGCCACGTACATCACCTTACGATTTCCAAGGACTAGGCTTAGAAGGCTTGAAGATGCTGAAAAAAGCAGCTGATCAATACAACTTAGCAGTGGTTTCAGAAATCGTGACACCTTCGCATTTAGAAGCTGCTCTAGATTACGTTGACGTTGTACAAGTTGGCGCGCGTAATATGCAAAACTTCGAATTGTTAAAAGCTGTAGGTTCAATCAATAAACCGGTTTTACTAAAACGTGGGATGTCAGCAACTGTGGATGAATTTATCCATGCAGCTGAATACATTATTGCTTCAGGAAATGAAAACATCATTTTATGTGAACGTGGAATTCGCACATACGAAAAAGCGACGCGTAACACATTAGATATCTCGGCTGTGCCAATCTTGAAACAAGAAACGCATCTTCCGGTATTTGTAGACGTAACTCACTCAACAGGACGTCGTGACTTATTGCTTCCAGCTGCTAAAGCGGCGATCGCAATTGGAGCGGATGGCGTTATGGCTGAAGTTCATCCAGATCCAGCTGTTGCATTATCTGATGCACAACAGCAAATGGATATTGGTCAATTCGATGAATACTACGATGCATTGATGAAGTTCATGAAACAATACGAAATGAAAATGTAA
- the ccpA gene encoding catabolite control protein A, with product MTVTIYDVAREANVSMATVSRVVNANQNVKPATRKKVLKVIEELGYRPNAVARGLASKKTTTVGVIIPDISNSMYAELARGIEDIATMYRYNIILSNSDQNENKELQLLETMLGKQVDGIVFMSDVISAELLKEMERSPTPIVLAGSIDESAAIASVNIDYYGAAYEAVKKLIDNGHQKIAFIIGPLTSMINKEYKLKAYKEALADAGIAYDEKLIVECNNSYDEAMEAVQTLAPEEPTAYFVSNDEMSFGVIHAVEEQGKKIPMDVEVISYENSKLARMARPMLTSVAFPLYDIGAVSMRLLTKYMNNEEIEEKQVILPYRIEERQSTKND from the coding sequence ATGACCGTTACGATATATGATGTGGCAAGAGAAGCAAACGTTTCCATGGCTACAGTGTCACGTGTAGTAAATGCCAATCAAAACGTTAAACCGGCTACAAGAAAGAAAGTATTAAAAGTGATAGAAGAATTAGGCTATCGTCCAAATGCTGTTGCTCGTGGACTTGCAAGTAAGAAAACAACGACGGTCGGCGTCATCATACCCGATATTTCCAATAGCATGTATGCTGAACTAGCCCGTGGAATTGAAGATATCGCAACAATGTATCGCTACAACATTATTTTATCTAACTCTGATCAAAACGAGAACAAAGAACTTCAGTTATTGGAAACCATGCTCGGAAAACAAGTAGACGGAATTGTCTTTATGAGTGATGTGATCTCTGCTGAACTTCTGAAAGAAATGGAACGTTCACCGACTCCAATCGTATTAGCGGGCTCGATTGATGAATCAGCGGCGATTGCTTCAGTAAATATCGATTATTATGGGGCAGCTTATGAAGCTGTAAAAAAATTAATCGACAATGGACACCAAAAAATCGCTTTTATTATTGGACCGTTAACGTCGATGATCAACAAAGAATACAAGTTAAAAGCTTATAAAGAAGCATTAGCAGATGCGGGTATTGCCTATGATGAAAAGCTTATTGTTGAGTGCAATAATTCATATGATGAAGCTATGGAGGCTGTTCAAACTTTGGCTCCTGAAGAGCCAACTGCTTACTTTGTCAGCAATGATGAAATGTCGTTTGGCGTTATTCATGCCGTAGAAGAGCAAGGGAAGAAAATTCCAATGGATGTTGAAGTTATAAGCTATGAAAATTCGAAATTGGCACGTATGGCACGTCCAATGTTGACGTCAGTGGCTTTCCCTCTCTATGACATTGGGGCAGTTTCTATGCGCTTGTTAACAAAATACATGAACAACGAAGAAATTGAAGAAAAGCAAGTTATATTGCCGTATCGAATTGAAGAAAGACAATCTACAAAAAATGATTAG
- a CDS encoding acetoin utilization protein AcuC: MKHAVFIFSEDQLGYKFSETHPFNQKRLVLTIDLLKKMNALSSDAIVPARIATDEELLLAHDQRYIDIVKKASRGEITPEAGESYGIGTDDTPIFENMHEASARLVGGTLTAVDYVMEGKAQHALNLGGGLHHGFRGKASGFCIYNDSSVAINYLKTKYNARVLYIDTDAHHGDGVQWSFYDDPDVCTVSIHETGRYLFPGTGNINERGSGQGYGTSFNFPIDAFTEDESFLEIYRTSMKEIFEFFKPDVILTQNGADAHYLDPLTHLYGTMNIYKEIPKIAHELAHEYCQGRWIAVGGGGYDIWRVVPRAWSLIWMEMNNFPIPSGNLPASWIGKWQPESPVKLIETWEDPPNMYKAIPRKAEITDKNLQMLNKALYMIRNN, encoded by the coding sequence ATGAAGCACGCTGTATTTATCTTTTCAGAAGATCAACTGGGGTATAAATTTTCTGAAACGCATCCTTTCAACCAGAAAAGACTTGTTTTAACGATTGATTTATTAAAAAAAATGAACGCGCTTTCAAGTGATGCTATAGTCCCTGCACGGATTGCAACGGATGAAGAATTATTATTAGCGCATGATCAACGCTATATTGATATTGTCAAAAAAGCTAGCCGCGGAGAAATCACACCCGAAGCTGGAGAAAGTTACGGCATCGGCACAGACGATACCCCTATCTTTGAAAATATGCATGAAGCTAGCGCACGATTAGTTGGAGGCACATTAACAGCTGTCGATTACGTTATGGAAGGCAAAGCTCAGCATGCATTAAATTTAGGGGGCGGACTTCATCATGGCTTCCGGGGCAAAGCATCTGGCTTTTGTATTTATAACGACAGTTCAGTTGCAATCAATTATTTAAAAACCAAATACAATGCTCGTGTCCTTTATATTGATACCGATGCACATCACGGTGATGGCGTTCAATGGAGTTTTTATGACGATCCTGATGTTTGCACTGTTTCAATTCATGAAACAGGACGTTACCTTTTCCCTGGAACTGGTAACATTAATGAACGCGGAAGCGGCCAAGGATATGGCACGTCTTTTAATTTTCCGATTGATGCATTTACAGAAGATGAATCTTTCCTTGAAATTTACCGAACTTCTATGAAAGAAATCTTTGAGTTTTTTAAACCTGATGTCATTTTGACACAAAATGGTGCAGACGCCCATTATCTCGACCCTCTGACCCACCTGTATGGCACAATGAATATTTACAAGGAAATACCTAAGATTGCCCACGAACTTGCTCATGAGTATTGTCAGGGCCGTTGGATAGCTGTTGGTGGCGGTGGCTACGATATTTGGCGAGTTGTTCCACGGGCATGGTCGTTAATTTGGATGGAAATGAACAATTTCCCTATCCCTTCAGGAAATCTACCTGCATCTTGGATCGGAAAATGGCAACCAGAATCCCCCGTGAAATTAATCGAAACGTGGGAGGATCCACCAAATATGTACAAAGCCATCCCACGAAAAGCGGAAATTACCGATAAAAACTTACAAATGTTAAACAAGGCTTTATACATGATTCGCAATAATTAA